The window GCCGCTGCGAAAATCGCTGGCGTGAGCAAAGTCCTGAACGCTGACAATGCCGCTTACGCGCATCAGCTGCCGGAAAACGTCGCTCCTCTGGTTGCAGAGTTGGGCAAGGGCTACAGCCACATCCTGGCTGCCGCTACTTCCAATGGCAAAAACATCCTGCCGCGCGTTGCCGCTGCACTGGATGTTGACCAGATCTCCGAGATCATCTCGGTAGAAAGCGCTGACACTTTCAAGCGTCCGATCTACGCCGGTAACGCTATCGCTACCGTTCAGTCGAACGCTGCGGTCAAAGTGATCACCGTGCGTGCCACCGGTTTCGACCCGGTTGCCGCTGAAGGTGGTTCGGCTGCCGTTGAAGCCGTTGGCGCTGCGCACGACGCTGGTATCTCCAGCTTCGTTGGCGAAGAACTGGCCAAGTCCGATCGTCCGGAACTGACCGCTGCCAAGATCGTCGTTTCCGGCGGCCGCGGCATGCAGAACGGCGATAACTTCAAACACCTGTACGCCCTGGCCGACAAGCTGGGCGCTGCCGTCGGTGCTTCCCGCGCCGCGGTCGACGCAGGTTTTGTTCCGAACGACATGCAGGTCGGTCAGACCGGCAAGATCGTTGCTCCACAGCTGTACATCGCCGTCGGTATCTCCGGCGCGATCCAGCACCTGGCCGGCATGAAAGACTCCAAAGTGATCGTTGCGATCAACAAGGACGAAGAAGCGCCGATCTTCCAGGTGGCCGATTACGGCCTGGTGGCGGACCTGTTCGAAGCCATCCCTGAGCTGGAGAAGCTGGTCTAATCCGGCTGCTTCACTTATAAAGAGCCCGACCTTTTGGTCGGGCTTTTTTTTGTTCCGGATTTGAGTGGAGTGTATTGCCATGGATCTGCGTCTTGCGTGGAGCTTGCTGGGGTTGGCGTTGTTGCCGACGCTATCGATCGCGGCGGGCAAATGCGAACGCCTGGTAGTGACCGGCAGCCCGGATGCGCCTCCGTACCTGTGGCAAGACCCGCAAAATCCCAAGCACTTGATCGGCGCCAGTGCCGATCTGTTGCAGCAAGTGGCGGGGGAGTTAGGGCTGAAGGTCGAACTGCTTTATGCCGGTAAACGCTCCCAGGCCTTGGACGAGGTACGCAGTGGGCGCATGGACATGCTGGCCGACGCCAGTTTGACGGTCAGTGAGCTGGAGTCCCTGGACTACATTCATCCACCGCTGCTGGAAAACGATTACCTGGTCTGGACCCGTAAAGACTCGCCACTGGTCTACAACGACGTGCAGGACCTGCACGGCCATCCCGGCGCTTTGTCGGAAAAGTCTCGATTGACCTCGGCATTCGTCACATTTGCCGATCAGCAATTGTCTCTCACCCGTACACCCAATCTCACCCAGGCCTTTCAGAAATTGCTCCTGGGCGAAGTGGAATTTGTCCTCGCCGGACGTTACTCGGGCATGGCAATGGCGCAGACATTGGGCATGGCCAATGACTTGGTCGCCCGTGCGCAACCGGTCGACAAGCCGGGGTTGTTTCTGGCGCTTTCCCATAACTCTGCCTGCAACGATCCGTGGTTGCGCGGACAGCTGGCCAAAAAGATGACAGAATTGCCCGCGTCCGGACTGACGGAGGCTGTACTGCAACGCAATATCGAGCGTTGGAACGCGCAGCAGAAGCAACCTGTCAGTGCCCCAAAACAGTAGGGATTTTTTGTGAGTATTCGACCTCTTTTCGCTGCCCTGGCCGTTCTGGCTCTGGCGGGTTGTGCAGCCGATCCGGCGCCGAATGAACAAATGCGCCTGACCGCTCAGGCCGTCGAGCAAGCCAAGGCTGTTGGCGCCACCGCCGATGAAGTGCCGGAAATGAAACTGGCCGAAGACAAATACAACCGGGCCAAGGGCAGTATGGC of the Pseudomonas sp. MAG733B genome contains:
- a CDS encoding FAD-binding protein; its protein translation is MTILVIAEHDNKVLAPATLNTVAAAAKIGGDIHVLVAGQGAGAVAEAAAKIAGVSKVLNADNAAYAHQLPENVAPLVAELGKGYSHILAAATSNGKNILPRVAAALDVDQISEIISVESADTFKRPIYAGNAIATVQSNAAVKVITVRATGFDPVAAEGGSAAVEAVGAAHDAGISSFVGEELAKSDRPELTAAKIVVSGGRGMQNGDNFKHLYALADKLGAAVGASRAAVDAGFVPNDMQVGQTGKIVAPQLYIAVGISGAIQHLAGMKDSKVIVAINKDEEAPIFQVADYGLVADLFEAIPELEKLV
- a CDS encoding DUF4398 domain-containing protein; protein product: MSIRPLFAALAVLALAGCAADPAPNEQMRLTAQAVEQAKAVGATADEVPEMKLAEDKYNRAKGSMADQSYKNARMRAEQAELDARLAEARVLTLKSEEQLNVLNTRITRLRKQLGDAQ
- a CDS encoding transporter substrate-binding domain-containing protein; this translates as MDLRLAWSLLGLALLPTLSIAAGKCERLVVTGSPDAPPYLWQDPQNPKHLIGASADLLQQVAGELGLKVELLYAGKRSQALDEVRSGRMDMLADASLTVSELESLDYIHPPLLENDYLVWTRKDSPLVYNDVQDLHGHPGALSEKSRLTSAFVTFADQQLSLTRTPNLTQAFQKLLLGEVEFVLAGRYSGMAMAQTLGMANDLVARAQPVDKPGLFLALSHNSACNDPWLRGQLAKKMTELPASGLTEAVLQRNIERWNAQQKQPVSAPKQ